A section of the Paralichthys olivaceus isolate ysfri-2021 chromosome 16, ASM2471397v2, whole genome shotgun sequence genome encodes:
- the kirrel1b gene encoding kin of IRRE-like protein 1b isoform X1 produces MPTLWILTLAITLSRVWCVRFSQEPADQSVVLGERVVLSCVVFNYSGIVQWTKDGLALGIGEGLQAWPRYRVLRALDIGQYNLEISNAGLSDDSLYECQATEAALRSRRAKLNVLIPPEDPVVDGSPELLLMAGTSFNLTCVTRGAKPAAHIQWTKDGVPVEGAHQSTEVLPDRKRVTTRSYLPLMPVDTDSGSNYTCVASNPAVPMGKRATVALNVHHPPTVTLSIEPRSVLEGERVTFTCQATANPPIMGFRWAKGGVLLEGARESVFVTTADHSFFTEPVSCQVFNAVGNTNVSILVDVHFGPILVVEPRPVTVDVDSAVTLNCKWSGNPPLTLTWTKKGSSMVLSNNNQLNLKSVSQTDAGQYVCKAIVPRIGVGETEVTLTVNGPPIISSDPVQYAVRGKRGEIKCYIASTPPPDKIVWAWKENVWEKEKGTLMERYTVEQSKPPSQGGAVLSTLTINNVMESDFHSPYNCTAWNSFGPGTMIITLEERDIVPVGIIAGGSVLFSILLLVFLLALAFFLYRQRKGSRRGVTLGKPDIKVETVNKETHSLEEEAANVSTATRMVKAMYSFLPSVSLSPSTQPFKDDMDLKQEVRSESDTREEYELKDPTNGYYNVRATTHDEARPQSRAIHYQGEFRPPNPNSGPAGASPSGPSAAPSGAVPPSAVPGSRTGCYDPRPPSRMSHASYAQFNTFSRAPPSQQVPPNPALQSPGDYPGDCGLLDSTTQLAYDNYGYPSQYPSYRMGFAPPIEEGPAYEMYPTGQGTGPGPGPGPGPGPGPGPGPGPGQQSPETGLGNYGSSTRFSYSSPPSDYSHRHTQRMQTHV; encoded by the exons tgtggtGCGTTCGCTTCTCCCAGGAGCCTGCGGACCAGTCGGTGGTGCTGGGGGAACGGGTGGTGCTGTCCTGCGTGGTCTTCAACTACAGCGGCATCGTCCAGTGGACCAAGGACGGCCTGGCCCTGGGCATCGGCGAGGGCCTGCAAG cctgGCCCAGGTATCGTGTGCTGCGCGCTCTGGACATCGGCCAGTACAACTTGGAGATCTCCAACGCGGGGCTGTCTGATGACTCCCTGTACGAGTGTCAGGCCACGGAGGCCGCGCTGCGCTCCAGGAGAGCAAAACTCAATGTGCTCA TCCCCCCCGAGGACCCGGTGGTGGACGGCTCCCCGGAGCTCCTGCTGATGGCTGGGACTTCGTTCAACCTGACCTGTGTGACCCGCGGGGCCAAGCCTGCAGCGCACATCCAGTGGACCAAGGATGGAGTCCCGGTGGAGGGAGCCCACCAGTCCAcg GAGGTGCTGCCGGACAGGAAAAGGGTGACGACCAGGAGCTACCTGCCCCTCATGCCAGTCGACACAGACAGCGGCAGCAACTACACTTGCGTGGCCAGCAACCCGGCAGTGCCCATGGGCAAACGAGCCACCGTCGCCCTTAACGTCCACC ATCCGCCCACAGTGACGCTGTCCATCGAGCCTCGCTCTGTCCTGGAGGGCGAGAGAGTCACCTTCACCTGCCAGGCCACCGCCAACCCTCCCATCATGGGCTTCAG ATGGGCTAAAGGTGGCGTGCTGCTGGAGGGGGCCCGGGAGAGCGTGTTTGTCACCACGGCTGATCACTCGTTCTTCACGGAGCCCGTGTCCTGTCAGGTGTTCAACGCCGTGGGAAACACCAACGTCAGCATCCTGGTGGACGTGCACT TTGGCCCGATCCTGGTGGTGGAGCCCCGGCCAGTGACCGTGGACGTGGACTCTGCCGTGACTCTGAACTGTAAGTGGTCTGGAAACCCTCCTCTCACCCTCACCTGGACCAAGAAGGGATCCAGCATG GTGCTCAGCAACAACAACCAGCTGAATCTGAAGTCCGTGAGCCAGACGGACGCAGGTCAATATGTCTGCAAGGCCATCGTGCCGCGGATCGGAGTGGGAGAGACTGAGGTGACGCTCACTGTCAACG GTCCCCCCATCATCTCCAGTGATCCGGTGCAGTACGCTGTCAGAGGCAAGAGAGGAGAGATCAAGTGCTACATCGCCAGCACCCCACCGCCCGATAAGATC GTCTGGGCGTGGAAGGAGAACGtgtgggagaaggagaagggcACCCTGATGGAGCGGTACACGGTGGAGCAGAGTAAACCTCCGTCGCAGGGCGGCGCTGTTCTCTCCACGCTCACCATAAACAACGTCATGGAGTCGGACTTCCACTCGCCGTACAACTGCACCGCCTGGAACTCGTTCGGACCCGGCACCATGATCATCACCCTGGAGGAGAGGG atatTGTTCCAGTGGGAATTATCGCCGGTGGTTCTGTGCTCTTCTCCATtctgctgcttgtgtttctaCTGGCACTCGCCTTCTTCCTCTACCGCCAACGCAAAGGCA GTCGCCGGGGTGTCACCCTGGGTAAACCAGACATCAAGGTGGAGACAGTCAACAAAGAGACCCAcagcctggaggaggaggcggccaACGTCTCCACAGCAACCCGGATGGTCAAGGCCATGTACTCC TTTCTGccctctgtttccctctctccctccactcaGCCGTTCAAAGACGACATGGACCTGAAGCAGGAAGTCCGCAGCGAGAGCGACACCCGGGAGGAGTACGAGCTCAAG GATCCAACCAACGGCTACTACAACGTCCGAGCCACCACCCACGACGAGGCGCGCCCCCAGTCCCGTGCCATCCACTACCAGGGAGAGTTCCGACCCCCGAACCCAAACAGTGGGCCGGCCGGTGCCTCGCCCAGCGGACCCTCGGCCGCCCCCAGCGGTGCAGTTCCCCCCAGCGCAGTGCCAGGCTCACGGACAGGCTGCTATGACCCCCGCCCGCCTTCCAGGATGTCCCACGCCTCCTACGCCCAGTTCAACACGTTCTCAAGGGCGCCGCCGAGCCAGCAGGTACCTCCCAATCCGGCTCTTCAATCGCCTGGAGATTACCCGGGAGACTGCGGCCTGCTGGACAGCACAACCCAGCTGGCCTATGACAACTACGGATACCCCTCCCAGTATCCCAGCTACCGCATGGGCTTTGCTCCGCCCATAGAGGAAGGGCCAGCCTATGAGATGTATCCAACAGGACAAGGGACCGggccaggaccaggaccaggaccaggaccagggcCAGGGCCAGGGCCAGGGCCAGGACCGGGTCAACAAAGTCCTGAAACAGGGCTGGGGAATTACGGAAGCTCCACTCGCTTCTCGTACTCGTCTCCACCCTCTGACTAttcgcacagacacacacagcggaTGCAGACTCAtgtgtga
- the kirrel1b gene encoding kin of IRRE-like protein 1b isoform X2, whose translation MPTLWILTLAITLSRVWCVRFSQEPADQSVVLGERVVLSCVVFNYSGIVQWTKDGLALGIGEGLQAWPRYRVLRALDIGQYNLEISNAGLSDDSLYECQATEAALRSRRAKLNVLIPPEDPVVDGSPELLLMAGTSFNLTCVTRGAKPAAHIQWTKDGVPVEGAHQSTEVLPDRKRVTTRSYLPLMPVDTDSGSNYTCVASNPAVPMGKRATVALNVHHPPTVTLSIEPRSVLEGERVTFTCQATANPPIMGFRWAKGGVLLEGARESVFVTTADHSFFTEPVSCQVFNAVGNTNVSILVDVHFGPILVVEPRPVTVDVDSAVTLNCKWSGNPPLTLTWTKKGSSMVLSNNNQLNLKSVSQTDAGQYVCKAIVPRIGVGETEVTLTVNGPPIISSDPVQYAVRGKRGEIKCYIASTPPPDKIVWAWKENVWEKEKGTLMERYTVEQSKPPSQGGAVLSTLTINNVMESDFHSPYNCTAWNSFGPGTMIITLEERDIVPVGIIAGGSVLFSILLLVFLLALAFFLYRQRKGSRRGVTLGKPDIKVETVNKETHSLEEEAANVSTATRMVKAMYSPFKDDMDLKQEVRSESDTREEYELKDPTNGYYNVRATTHDEARPQSRAIHYQGEFRPPNPNSGPAGASPSGPSAAPSGAVPPSAVPGSRTGCYDPRPPSRMSHASYAQFNTFSRAPPSQQVPPNPALQSPGDYPGDCGLLDSTTQLAYDNYGYPSQYPSYRMGFAPPIEEGPAYEMYPTGQGTGPGPGPGPGPGPGPGPGPGPGQQSPETGLGNYGSSTRFSYSSPPSDYSHRHTQRMQTHV comes from the exons tgtggtGCGTTCGCTTCTCCCAGGAGCCTGCGGACCAGTCGGTGGTGCTGGGGGAACGGGTGGTGCTGTCCTGCGTGGTCTTCAACTACAGCGGCATCGTCCAGTGGACCAAGGACGGCCTGGCCCTGGGCATCGGCGAGGGCCTGCAAG cctgGCCCAGGTATCGTGTGCTGCGCGCTCTGGACATCGGCCAGTACAACTTGGAGATCTCCAACGCGGGGCTGTCTGATGACTCCCTGTACGAGTGTCAGGCCACGGAGGCCGCGCTGCGCTCCAGGAGAGCAAAACTCAATGTGCTCA TCCCCCCCGAGGACCCGGTGGTGGACGGCTCCCCGGAGCTCCTGCTGATGGCTGGGACTTCGTTCAACCTGACCTGTGTGACCCGCGGGGCCAAGCCTGCAGCGCACATCCAGTGGACCAAGGATGGAGTCCCGGTGGAGGGAGCCCACCAGTCCAcg GAGGTGCTGCCGGACAGGAAAAGGGTGACGACCAGGAGCTACCTGCCCCTCATGCCAGTCGACACAGACAGCGGCAGCAACTACACTTGCGTGGCCAGCAACCCGGCAGTGCCCATGGGCAAACGAGCCACCGTCGCCCTTAACGTCCACC ATCCGCCCACAGTGACGCTGTCCATCGAGCCTCGCTCTGTCCTGGAGGGCGAGAGAGTCACCTTCACCTGCCAGGCCACCGCCAACCCTCCCATCATGGGCTTCAG ATGGGCTAAAGGTGGCGTGCTGCTGGAGGGGGCCCGGGAGAGCGTGTTTGTCACCACGGCTGATCACTCGTTCTTCACGGAGCCCGTGTCCTGTCAGGTGTTCAACGCCGTGGGAAACACCAACGTCAGCATCCTGGTGGACGTGCACT TTGGCCCGATCCTGGTGGTGGAGCCCCGGCCAGTGACCGTGGACGTGGACTCTGCCGTGACTCTGAACTGTAAGTGGTCTGGAAACCCTCCTCTCACCCTCACCTGGACCAAGAAGGGATCCAGCATG GTGCTCAGCAACAACAACCAGCTGAATCTGAAGTCCGTGAGCCAGACGGACGCAGGTCAATATGTCTGCAAGGCCATCGTGCCGCGGATCGGAGTGGGAGAGACTGAGGTGACGCTCACTGTCAACG GTCCCCCCATCATCTCCAGTGATCCGGTGCAGTACGCTGTCAGAGGCAAGAGAGGAGAGATCAAGTGCTACATCGCCAGCACCCCACCGCCCGATAAGATC GTCTGGGCGTGGAAGGAGAACGtgtgggagaaggagaagggcACCCTGATGGAGCGGTACACGGTGGAGCAGAGTAAACCTCCGTCGCAGGGCGGCGCTGTTCTCTCCACGCTCACCATAAACAACGTCATGGAGTCGGACTTCCACTCGCCGTACAACTGCACCGCCTGGAACTCGTTCGGACCCGGCACCATGATCATCACCCTGGAGGAGAGGG atatTGTTCCAGTGGGAATTATCGCCGGTGGTTCTGTGCTCTTCTCCATtctgctgcttgtgtttctaCTGGCACTCGCCTTCTTCCTCTACCGCCAACGCAAAGGCA GTCGCCGGGGTGTCACCCTGGGTAAACCAGACATCAAGGTGGAGACAGTCAACAAAGAGACCCAcagcctggaggaggaggcggccaACGTCTCCACAGCAACCCGGATGGTCAAGGCCATGTACTCC CCGTTCAAAGACGACATGGACCTGAAGCAGGAAGTCCGCAGCGAGAGCGACACCCGGGAGGAGTACGAGCTCAAG GATCCAACCAACGGCTACTACAACGTCCGAGCCACCACCCACGACGAGGCGCGCCCCCAGTCCCGTGCCATCCACTACCAGGGAGAGTTCCGACCCCCGAACCCAAACAGTGGGCCGGCCGGTGCCTCGCCCAGCGGACCCTCGGCCGCCCCCAGCGGTGCAGTTCCCCCCAGCGCAGTGCCAGGCTCACGGACAGGCTGCTATGACCCCCGCCCGCCTTCCAGGATGTCCCACGCCTCCTACGCCCAGTTCAACACGTTCTCAAGGGCGCCGCCGAGCCAGCAGGTACCTCCCAATCCGGCTCTTCAATCGCCTGGAGATTACCCGGGAGACTGCGGCCTGCTGGACAGCACAACCCAGCTGGCCTATGACAACTACGGATACCCCTCCCAGTATCCCAGCTACCGCATGGGCTTTGCTCCGCCCATAGAGGAAGGGCCAGCCTATGAGATGTATCCAACAGGACAAGGGACCGggccaggaccaggaccaggaccaggaccagggcCAGGGCCAGGGCCAGGGCCAGGACCGGGTCAACAAAGTCCTGAAACAGGGCTGGGGAATTACGGAAGCTCCACTCGCTTCTCGTACTCGTCTCCACCCTCTGACTAttcgcacagacacacacagcggaTGCAGACTCAtgtgtga